A genomic region of Melanotaenia boesemani isolate fMelBoe1 chromosome 21, fMelBoe1.pri, whole genome shotgun sequence contains the following coding sequences:
- the lipf gene encoding gastric triacylglycerol lipase: protein MMLWLSVCVLLFSALVHSGPAVGGQRRSDERVQKLDPEVDMNITEIIRRWGYPAEEHEVVTEDGYILNINRIPRGLKQTPGPRPAVFLQHGLLAAGSNWITNPPRSSLAYVLADAGYDVWIGNSRGNTWSRRHQTLRPDQEDFWKFSHDEMALKDLPAVVDHILKVTDQDQIFYIGHSQGTTIAFMAFSTLPELAGKIRLFFGLAPVATVAFTSSPMTKLSTMPEFLIWDVFGRRDFLPQSKYIKWMAEHVCAKKLLSELCGNLFFVLCGFDEKNLNMTRTPVYTTHCPAGTSVQNMIHWSQAVHGGKLMAYDFGTAGNMKHYNQSTPPEYRIQDMKVPTALFSGGHDTLADPKDMAVLLTQVSNLVYHQHIEHWEHLDFIWGLDAPELMFPSILKLLQQNR, encoded by the exons ATGATGTTGtggttgtctgtgtgtgtgttgctcttcTCTGCTCTCGTCCACAGTGGGCCAGCGGTTGGTGGTCAGCGGCGCTCAGATGAACGCGTTCAGAAGCTGGACCCTGAAGTGGACATGAACATT ACAGAGATCATTCGGAGGTGGGGTTACCCTGCAGAGGAGCACGAGGTTGTGACGGAGGACGGGTACATCCTGAACATTAACAGGATCCCACGGGGACTCAAACAGACTCCAG gtccGAGGCCGGCGGTCTTCCTGCAGCACGGCCTGCTGGCTGCAGGCAGTAACTGGATCACCAACCCACCGAGGTCCAGTCTGGCCTACGTGCTGGCGGACGCTGGCTACGACGTGTGGATCGGAAACAGTCGAGGAAACACCTGGTCCAGGAGGCACCAGACACTTAGACCAGACCAGGAGGACTTCTGGAAGTTCAG CCATGATGAGATGGCTCTGAAGGATCTTCCAGCCGTCGTAGACCACATCCTGAAGGTGACGGACCAGGACCAGATCTTCTACATTGGACATTCTCAGGGAACCACCATCG CTTTCATGGCGTTCTCCACGCTGCCGGAACTGGCCGGAAAGATCCGGCTCTTCTTCGGTTTGGCTCCCGTAGCAACCGTGGCGTTCACCAGCAGCCCCATGACCAAACTGTCCACCATGCCAGAATTCCTCATCTGG GACGTGTTTGGGAGGCGGGACTTCCTGCCTCAGAGCAAGTACATCAAGTGGATGGCTGAACATGTGTGTGCGAAGAAGCTGCTCAGCGAGCTGTGTGGAAACCTTTTCTTCGTCCTCTGTGGCTTCGACGAGAAAAACCTCAACATG ACCCGAACTCCGGTCTACACCACCCACTGTCCAGCAGGGACGTCTGTCCAGAACATGATCCACTGGTCCCAG gCAGTTCATGGAGGGAAACTGATGGCGTATGACTTTGGAACTGCAGGAAACATGAAGCACTACAACCAG TCCACCCCACCTGAGTACCGTATCCAGGACATGAAGGTTCCCACCGCTCTGTTTTCAGGGGGTCATGATACTCTGGCGGACCCCAAAGACATGGCGGTCCTCCTGACTCAG GTGTCCAACCTGGTCTACCACCAGCACATTGAGCACTGGGAACACCTGGACTTTATCTGGGGTCTGGATGCTCCGGAGCTGATGTTTCCCTCCAtcctgaagctgctgcagcagaatcGTTAG
- the rnls gene encoding renalase, whose translation MSRVLIVGAGLTGSLCACLLRRELQSKVQIVVWDKARGTGGRMSTSRAPDTSSHSADLGAQYITATPAYARSHHSFYSELLSAGVLQPIHCLIQGLRHKDGDQDYVTPLGTGSLVKHFLSESGADVFLERHVTALYRRGASWEVERTAGGSETFDAVVLTMPVPQILQLQGDLRNLLSVPQKQQLDVVRYSSRFALALFFSPDVVFSFSWGAQYVSDSSVICYIAADNRKRSADTPGLGPSLVIHTSVLFGLEHLEQDKEDVKPIILEELRRLLPDLPQPISIKCHKWRYSQVLTSVPDCPGHMTIVDQPPLICGGDAFSHSNFDGCVESALSVFSTLKGMLGVQQSA comes from the exons ATGTCTCGCGTGCTGATAGTCGGAGCGGGCCTGACAGGCAGCCTCTGCGCATGTCTGCTGAGGAGAGAGCTGCAGAGTAAAGTTCAGATTGTGGTGTGGGACAAAGCGAGGGGAACGG GGGGACGGATGTCCACCAGTCGAGCACCTGATACCTCATCTCATTCAGCTGATCTGGGAGCTCAGTACATCACAGCCACACCTGCCTACGCTCGGTCCCACCACAG TTTCTACTCAGAGCTGCTGTCTGCAGGAGTCCTGCAGCCCATCCACTGTCTCATCCAAGGTCTGCGGCACAAAGATGGAGATCAGGACTACGTGACGCCGCTGGGCACAGGCAGCCTGGTCAAACACTTCCTGTCCGAGTCAG GAGCCGACGTGTTCCTGGAGCGTCATGTGACCGCTCTGTACCGCCGCGGTGCATCATGGGAGGTGGAGAGGACAGCAGGAGGAAGTGAGACGTTTGATGCTGTCGTCCTGACAATGCCGGTTCCTCAAATCCTGCAGCTGCAGGGAGACCTGAGAAACT TGCTGTCCGTCCcacagaagcagcagctggacGTGGTCCGATACTCGTCCCGCTTCGCTCTCGCACTCTTCTTCTCTCCAGATGTGGTCTTCAGTTTTAGCTGGGGGGCCCAATATGTCAGCGACAGCTCCGTCATCTGTTACATCGCCGCCGACAACAGGAAACGTAGCGCAG ACACTCCGGGTCTTGGCCCGTCCCTTGTCATCCATACCAGTGTCCTGTTTGGCCTGGAGCACCTGGAACAGGACAAAGAGGACGTCAAGCCAATCATCTTAGAGGAACTCCGTAGGCTCCTCCCTGATCTACCTCAGCCAATCAGCATCAAGTGTCATAAGTGGAGGTACTCTCAG GTGCTGACCTCAGTTCCTGACTGTCCAGGTCACATGACCATCGTTGACCAACCGCCCCTCATCTGTGGCGGCGACGCTTTCAGCCACTCCAACTTTGATGGATGCGTGGAGTCTGCACTGAGCGTGTTTAGTACACTGAAGGGAATGCTGGGGGTCCAGCAGAGTGCCTGA